From Methanosarcina lacustris Z-7289, one genomic window encodes:
- a CDS encoding glycoside hydrolase family 15 protein yields MTRHIVLGNQSLLINIDRWFQVRDIYFPHVGQENHLMGHTQRIGVFTDGKLTWVSEESWERTPAYKNETLATENRAVNRDLGIELLLEENVCCEANIFIRKITLKNMQERQREFRLFFNQDFHLYGDGIGDTAVYQMDHNVIVHYKRSRYFLIGVLKSNKKEGITTDIDDYAIGQAESGGLRGTYVDAEDGVLSKNPIAQGSVDSTVGVSLQLPKNSSKVVYYYMTAGKDFPEVYSLNNLVMEEGPESLLERTEECQRAWVNRSDTDLSGLESRLATLYKRSLLVIKTQTDADGAIIAANDSDNLQFNRDTYSYMWPRDGALVSIAMIQAGFPEFTKPFFRFCKDVLWWAGCMLHKYNPDGTLGSSWHPWIEYGQPSLPIQEDETALVIHALWKYYEATGDLEFIKELHEPLIEKAVFFMDGYSYPNDVPVESYDLWEERRGIFTFTASAVYRGLLSGEELGHILKDDKICSICQVRYFKLRQALINELYDSERGIFPRGIRYEDHDTDRKIIDRTADSSVYGIFEFDLLPADDPRVVRTMQNLEEKLWVPGKGGMARYENDTYHRTADLVTGNPWIICTLWLAKWYIAKAKEIRDLEKALELINWVADCSLETGIMPEQVHPFTGEPLSVAPLTWSHAEFVDTITRYQEKKAQLEV; encoded by the coding sequence ATGACCCGACACATAGTCCTGGGTAACCAGTCCCTCCTCATAAATATAGACAGATGGTTCCAGGTAAGGGACATATATTTTCCCCATGTAGGCCAGGAAAATCACCTTATGGGGCATACCCAGCGGATAGGAGTCTTTACCGACGGAAAGCTTACCTGGGTCAGCGAGGAAAGTTGGGAGAGAACGCCTGCATATAAGAACGAGACCCTTGCTACCGAAAACCGGGCCGTAAACAGGGATCTGGGTATCGAACTCCTTCTGGAGGAGAACGTCTGCTGCGAAGCCAATATCTTTATCCGAAAAATAACTCTGAAAAACATGCAGGAAAGGCAAAGAGAATTCCGGCTTTTCTTTAACCAGGATTTTCACCTCTACGGGGATGGGATAGGGGATACCGCAGTGTACCAGATGGACCACAATGTCATAGTGCATTACAAAAGGTCCAGGTATTTCCTGATAGGTGTCCTCAAATCAAACAAAAAAGAGGGTATAACCACAGATATCGACGACTATGCCATAGGCCAGGCTGAAAGTGGGGGCTTAAGAGGCACCTATGTGGATGCCGAAGATGGAGTCCTGTCAAAAAATCCCATTGCTCAGGGTTCTGTGGACTCAACGGTGGGGGTCAGCCTTCAGCTTCCGAAGAACTCCTCAAAGGTTGTGTACTATTACATGACCGCTGGAAAAGACTTCCCGGAAGTCTACTCCCTGAATAACCTGGTTATGGAAGAAGGCCCCGAAAGTCTTCTAGAACGTACCGAGGAGTGCCAGAGAGCCTGGGTAAACCGGTCGGACACTGACCTTTCCGGCCTTGAATCCCGGCTTGCAACCCTTTACAAACGCTCCCTTCTGGTAATTAAGACCCAGACGGATGCAGACGGGGCAATAATCGCAGCAAATGATTCGGATAACCTGCAGTTTAACCGGGACACCTACAGTTACATGTGGCCCAGGGACGGAGCTCTTGTTTCTATTGCCATGATACAGGCAGGCTTTCCCGAGTTTACGAAACCCTTTTTCAGGTTCTGCAAAGATGTGCTCTGGTGGGCTGGATGCATGCTGCATAAGTATAACCCGGACGGGACGCTGGGGAGTAGCTGGCACCCCTGGATTGAGTACGGACAGCCGTCCCTCCCGATTCAGGAAGATGAAACAGCCCTCGTCATCCATGCCCTGTGGAAATATTACGAGGCTACCGGAGACCTTGAGTTTATAAAAGAACTCCATGAGCCCCTTATAGAGAAAGCCGTCTTTTTCATGGACGGCTACAGTTACCCAAACGACGTCCCGGTGGAGAGCTACGACCTGTGGGAAGAACGGAGGGGCATCTTTACCTTCACAGCCTCTGCAGTTTACAGAGGGCTTCTTTCAGGAGAAGAATTAGGACACATTTTAAAGGATGATAAAATCTGCAGCATCTGTCAGGTCCGCTATTTCAAGCTCAGGCAGGCACTCATAAACGAGCTTTATGATAGTGAAAGAGGTATTTTTCCCCGGGGCATCCGGTACGAAGACCATGACACCGACCGGAAAATCATAGACAGGACGGCTGACAGCAGCGTATACGGGATCTTTGAGTTCGACCTGCTGCCCGCAGACGACCCCCGCGTGGTCAGGACAATGCAGAACCTGGAAGAAAAACTCTGGGTCCCCGGAAAAGGCGGGATGGCAAGATATGAAAACGATACCTACCACAGGACAGCAGACCTTGTCACAGGAAACCCCTGGATAATATGCACCCTCTGGCTTGCAAAGTGGTATATCGCAAAAGCAAAAGAAATCAGGGACCTGGAAAAAGCCCTCGAGCTGATCAACTGGGTTGCAGACTGCTCCCTTGAAACCGGGATCATGCCTGAACAGGTCCATCCCTTCACAGGAGAGCCCCTCTCTGTTGCACCCCTGACCTGGAGCCATGCGGAGTTTGTAGATACAATTACGCGCTACCAGGAAAAGAAAGCGCAGCTGGAAGTTTAA
- a CDS encoding DUF2769 domain-containing protein: protein MGSVEKSKENLSKCICMKCPSYSFACKMKAMPKNVMSMMKGDISKVEHMEGLFCSFGISKCITEEKGCICGDCKVYKENNLTNSYYCLVENGK, encoded by the coding sequence ATGGGAAGTGTCGAGAAAAGTAAGGAAAATCTGAGTAAATGCATTTGTATGAAATGTCCGAGTTATTCCTTTGCATGCAAAATGAAAGCTATGCCAAAGAACGTTATGAGCATGATGAAGGGAGATATTTCAAAGGTAGAGCATATGGAAGGATTATTCTGCTCTTTCGGAATAAGTAAATGTATTACCGAGGAGAAAGGATGCATATGTGGAGACTGTAAAGTTTATAAAGAAAATAACCTTACGAATTCATATTATTGCCTTGTCGAAAACGGAAAATAA
- a CDS encoding dihydrolipoyl dehydrogenase family protein has translation MKKDYDVIVIGTGAAGTTFAYKLNAAGMTVAIVDCREYGGTCALRGCIPKKVLTGVANIIDAHNRMLGKGTGQEKHVIDWPSLIAFKKTFTDPHPPQTEQGFKEANISIYHGIASFEDESTLIIGDEKIRAKYIIITTGSRPRKLNIPGEEYLVTSEAFMELEELPKKIIFAGGGYISFEFAHIAARAGSDVTILQRGDKVLKEFDSDLVDILVKASEDAGIRVIKGKEVKKIEKTRDGFKVTTCCQNEGKDETFFADMVVHGSGRVPAIEELQLEKGNVALDNGNIALNEYFQSISNPGVYAAGDCIRPGPPLTPVASLQAAIAANNIIEGNKYTVDYTVIPSTVFTIPPLAGVGITENISTENISSKKHKVLFYDMSQWYSTRRTNLKYAASKVIIDEATDKILGAHILGPDAEEVINLFAVAMKYGLTATQLRSTVFSYPSIAYDLNYILK, from the coding sequence ATGAAAAAGGATTATGATGTTATTGTAATCGGGACCGGGGCTGCAGGAACAACATTTGCATATAAATTGAACGCTGCTGGTATGACAGTGGCGATAGTTGATTGCAGGGAATATGGGGGCACATGTGCCTTGAGGGGTTGTATTCCCAAAAAAGTGCTAACAGGTGTGGCTAATATTATTGATGCCCACAACAGAATGCTTGGAAAGGGCACCGGGCAAGAGAAACATGTTATTGATTGGCCCTCGCTTATAGCTTTCAAAAAGACCTTTACTGACCCACATCCCCCGCAAACGGAGCAGGGATTCAAAGAAGCAAATATAAGCATATACCATGGAATTGCAAGTTTTGAAGATGAGTCTACCCTGATAATAGGTGATGAAAAAATAAGGGCAAAGTACATCATTATCACAACCGGGTCAAGACCACGCAAGCTTAACATACCCGGGGAAGAGTACCTTGTTACAAGTGAAGCTTTTATGGAGTTGGAAGAACTTCCCAAAAAGATAATCTTTGCCGGTGGGGGTTATATTTCCTTCGAATTCGCTCATATTGCAGCAAGAGCAGGCTCTGATGTGACAATATTGCAAAGAGGGGATAAGGTACTAAAAGAGTTTGACTCCGACCTTGTAGATATTCTCGTCAAAGCCTCTGAAGATGCAGGCATCCGTGTCATCAAAGGGAAGGAAGTCAAAAAGATAGAGAAAACCCGGGATGGCTTCAAAGTGACGACCTGCTGCCAGAATGAAGGAAAAGATGAGACCTTCTTTGCAGACATGGTCGTACATGGCTCAGGGAGAGTCCCTGCCATCGAAGAACTGCAGCTTGAAAAAGGTAATGTTGCACTGGATAACGGGAATATAGCCCTGAACGAATACTTTCAAAGCATCTCAAACCCAGGGGTGTATGCCGCAGGCGATTGCATACGTCCGGGCCCTCCTCTTACTCCTGTTGCAAGTCTGCAGGCAGCAATTGCTGCGAACAATATAATAGAAGGTAACAAATACACTGTTGACTACACAGTTATACCTTCCACGGTGTTCACGATACCGCCTCTTGCAGGTGTAGGTATAACAGAGAATATTTCAACAGAGAATATTTCTTCAAAAAAACATAAAGTACTTTTTTACGATATGAGCCAATGGTACTCTACCAGAAGAACAAATCTAAAGTATGCTGCATCCAAAGTGATCATCGATGAGGCGACTGATAAGATACTCGGAGCCCATATCCTTGGCCCTGATGCTGAAGAAGTGATCAATCTTTTTGCAGTTGCTATGAAATATGGTCTGACTGCAACACAGCTTAGATCAACGGTGTTTTCCTACCCAAGCATAGCGTATGACCTTAATTATATCCTTAAATAA